ATTCCTGtccaatgttaaaaaaatttGAAGACTGAAGCTGTATCTTGGTAAACATAAATATTCACCCTAGATGTGAACATGCATCAGCGGTTAGCTTGAGCTAGAAACTAACTCTGGAAACTGAACTAATGATCATTGCCATTCTCATCAGAGAAGAACATCTAAATCATTTGGTATAAAAACATCGAAATGAGGCTGATTCCTTTCAATGCAGATGAGCGGTCGGTTCAAAGGAGGCTGTGAGGGaacactgccctctgttggATGATCTGAGTCACGCGGACACTGGACTACAGCTGTCGCCCTTCTTTCACTCACCAGGAGTAAGCCTGCAGAAAACACCAGCTTCTGTCCCCTGTACTTACAGGAGCAAAGGGCTAGGCTTAAGGGGAGTGCCCGTGAGTAAGTAATTGTTCCCTTAGTGTTATATGGGCACATGCTGAGAAGGTTTAAAATatctgcattacattaattttacattgtttttaacTGCTCTGCCACTACTCAGAGCAAAACTCATCTGTAGAGACGCtattgcacaacccccaccaAATAAGCACAATTATCTTGTCATTGTGCCTGATAGTAATATTTCTTCTCTACTACTTTATCCATCATTTTGTATTGTGATAATACTTCTACCTTtagtgagtgtttgtgtgtgcgtgtatatgttAGGGCAACAGGCTGAAAAGTGAGTGTTCAGTAGCATAGTGGTTTTAGTGCctactttatttttataatttatttcagtcaCCGAGTAAAaggtttgtatttgtgtttgtgtatgtgtatacgcacgtgtctgtgtgcttctgtgagtgtgtgttggagcagcactgccccctggtggagacTGATGTTGCAGCAGTCCCAGGTTCTATGTCTGGTGTTGTGGTGCAATGGGAGAGAGGACTCCGTGCAGAGGATGACAGACTCAGTGTCCAGCATCAGCGCCTCCACGCCCCCCTCGTCCTTCTCTCCTGGTGTCCTTCCGCCCAGGGCAAACCAAGGCTCCCGTGCGGTCATGCAGGACTGTAAAATAGGTCTCCTCGAGGAATAACATCTACAGACCAGGGAGAGAAGTGGGAGATACTTAACTGAGCGCAAAACACCCAAACCACACTTATACACACCAGCACCTtctaaaatattcataatcatGTCTAGATATACAAAAGTGTGTTTAAACGTCTCTTGAGTGGATGTTAATATTACATTGTTTATAACCATACCAGGCATTCTTATACACAACGACTTGCATGGTTTACATTTATAAggattattcatttatacagccggatatctactgaagcaatttggatTAGAGTATAATTCCCCTACAAtttaatgaatgtatgtgttGGGCCTCATAATTACTGTTGCAGGAATCCACTCCAAAGAGCCATTATTTTTTACTGAGCAATAAAATAAGTAAGTTTAAAGACAGGAGGGATTGTTGttaaatttaactgaaattttatgaaataataacaTTCCTGTGAAAATACAGATGGCCTAATTGGTCCAGGACGGCCACCTGCACATGCTTTGAGGGTTCATGTTATGACTGTAATTACACTGACTTGTTAGTTTTGTAAGTCTGAAATCGAATAAAAACACTCCTAATGAACTGGAGAGGAAAATTTAATGTTCTAATGTCAGTGAGtacttgaaaaatgaaagttaTTCGCCCCTGAGATGAATTTGTGGGCTTCATTATGACGCACGCTTAAATTGTAAGATGAGGGAACAActtaaaaaacacatcagtttGGTGGTTTTGTGTTGCTCTAAATGCCTGGTTCAACGGGGACAGTAGCACTGCTCCATTCGGGATTCTAACTTACAACCGTTTGGCTGCAAGTCTTGGTCCTCAAACTACAACCACAGCACCATGTTACCCAAATTTGTAGCAGATGGAGTACGTGCGTGTGTCGTGACACGGCATCACCTGAGGTTTATCTTACCTGAATAAAAGCGGGCAGTGCAGCAGAGCCCCTCCCCACGTGCCGTCCTGTACACAGGCGAGACACAGACACGGCTGGTGGGCGGCAGGTGGGTCAGCAGTGTGGACACGGAGCTGGGGGGCAGGTATAAGGACGAGGAGTGTCCCGAGGAACCGCTGGCACCTTCCCAGGTGACCCAGTAACCCCGCAGCCCCTCTGCCTGGCCCTTCCACTGGACACGGACTGAGTCGCTCCCTACTGTAGTCAGCTGCAGGTCTGCCAGGGCAGgcagcactgagggagagagacagagagagaaggggaaggttgcattacgttacatgcTTTTAGCAGGCagtcttacccagagcgacttccagcacaacagaacataagtgtatccgtTCAATTTAACGAGCAACactgtcagatcaggctaacgacactcccaTACCAGTGAGTGCGAGCGTAACACTCTTCAAGCCCTACCgccaagttaacttgtgcaatctgatggAAACCAAGTTAGGGAGAGTCAGGGAGTATCAGGAAAAGAATGGATGTAAACCGAAATATGTACGAACGACAATTCTCACCCTCCTGAGTGCAGGCCTTGATGGACATCGCCCTCTCCTGGCCAGAGGAGTGAAATGCGCTCACTGTGACCAGGTACTGTGTGTCAGGCTGCAGGTTGGTCAGCACGGTCGAGTTGCGGTCTCGGCTGACGGTGGCGATGTGGACCTTCCCCCCTGGCAGGGCACCGTACTCCACCTGGTACTTCTTTACCGAGTTTGGCTGCAGGGGTCCCCAGCTGACCTTCATGCTGTTCGTGCCGGACTCCAAGACCGTGACTACAGCTGGACTCAGAACCTCTGGGGGATTGAGGAATGtgccaggggaggggggtgggtgggaaaTATTGAGAGgggagtgttgggggggggggtagacaTGGGGGTAGGGTgaggaaaaaggaagagaggaagattACAACGCAGTAACATCATGCATGCAATAAGATAATCTATTTTCTCATTAATGGTTTCCAGAATTCCTCTTTACCCTGCTCACCCTtttctgccctccctctctcgctctcatttccatttatatttatctatctgtcagacgcttttatccagagtaacATGTTGCAGGGAAGGTAGCCCCACAGATACCAAATTATCAGTGCCCTCTGTGAAACAGAGTACCATGGTGGGGAAACATTCCTCAAGGGGAATAAATGTTTTGGAGAGGCTCTCTCACCGGACTGTGTGGTGAAGGTGATGGACAGGGGCTTCAGGAAGTCCAGGTTGGACTCGGGTGTGAGCGTGGCCCTGTACTGGGTGTCCGGCTGCAGGTCCATCAGCTTGGCCGAGCTGGCGTCACCCGGCCGGGTCACCCTGCGCCACTGACCCCCACCGACGATGGGGCTGGTGCCGGGCCCTCCGCTGGCCCCGCCCGTTCCCGTCGGGACCGGCCCGAATCGGATGTCGTAGAACCCGGTGCCAGCGGTCAGGATGGGGCGCCAATGCAGGGTCGCGCTGCGGGTGGACACGTCTCGAACCTGCAGCCGCTCCGCCCGGATAATCTCTgccaatgagagagagacacacagagataggatacaggaggagaagagggaaagagggaggaaggcaGTTAACAGCCAGACATACACACTGGAGACTGACATGCGTTAACAACGCGTGCAGTAAAATCACTCAAAATAGCAACTGCAGTCAGAAGATGCTGCAGGGACAAATGTCAGCCACATAAGGGGTTTCGCTCTTACAGTGTCAGCTGTGAATactgtaagcatgtgtgtgagagtgtgagtgagcacGCACCACATGTCTGCTGCTGGCTTCagatttctgttgtgttttgagAATGTGAATgagtttatgttgttttatgcaTATTAGAGCCAAAGTGTGCgttgtgatgtatgtgtgtatgcatgtctcaGTCGTTATCCTATCCTCAACCAGAGAAATACTCTCTATAAATACCCTGGTCTGGTATCTCAGGGGCCACAGGTGGGGgcgaggggctgggggggggtaggaaatcatttctttattaatagcccctctctctcattacAGTGTCTTCcaggctgtctctctgtttcccccGGCATCACCCTGTCTGTGGCAGTCTGTGCCAGATCACTTCTGTAATGTGTATCAGAGTGTTAGTACAGTGAGGTTCAGAGTGTAAAGCAGGGCAGTGTAGTGTTTCAATATACACTATTAATAAAACCCGGAGCCTCTATCTCCTCGGCTCCCCTTCCACCAgttcctccttcttcttctccgTTTAGCTGCACCTCTTTCCCGCTGTCAAAGCCgctgttttctctttgtaaacccctcccccctctctgtgcacCCACCAATGATGGCGTCCCTGAGGTCCTTGGCGATGATGCTCATGTCGTCGATGTCCACAAAGTACAGGTGGCTGTCGGCGGGCGGGGTCACCACGCTCCTCAGTACCTGGTAGTTCCCGTGTCCTGTGGAGACCACCAGCACAGCCACGCCCTCCTCCTGCAGCGCCTCCATTGGTCCCTCCACAGCGCCGGGCTGCACCCCATCCGTCAGCCACACGAGAACCCTGGGGAGCCCCGCCCTGGCCCCGCCCTTCCCGCCCTCCTTCAGCACCCGCTCCTGGGCCAGCTTTAGGGCCTTGTCCGTGTTGGTGTCACCCTGGAGCTGCTTGGTCCTctgcagcgcctcctgcaggccCCGCTGGGTGCTGTGGGCGTCGAAGCCAAACTCCAGGTGAGGCTCGGTGCCCACCTGCAGCAGCCCCACCCTCACCTGGTCGGGCCCCAGGGAGAAGGGCCGCAGCAGCTCGGACAGGAAACTCAGCATGCGGGAGAACTCGTAGGAGGAGACGCTGCCGGAGGAGTCCAGCAGGAACAGAACGTCGCCTTCGCAGCAGTtcagcactgagggagagaggaagagagggatgtagaggaaaggagagaggcagagaacagagaatAAACAGGAAGAACAGTGATGGAGGGTGTTAGGAGAGACTTGGATACACTATGTGTAATATACACTCTCAGTACATTTGTCTGTACCATATATTTACTTTTGAAAGCTGACGCTTCCCTTTTTCAAACAGTTAATTCCTTAAGTTGTCTGCTGCTGGTTTCGGTAATTACTGTAGGTGAAGAATTTTCAGCAGAGCGCAGCTGCAGATAAGACTTCTCAAAACGATCCTCAGTCAGGCTTATGAGGCGAAATCACAGCCCTGTCAAAATGTTCTTTCGAGcaaattgaaaattaaaaagtgcACGCAATGTGGATGGAAAACCCACTCTGAGAGACGCAATTTAATTGATGTTCACAGCTCAAAAAGCAGGCAGGGGATTTGGTAAGATAAAGTTACATCAAAACATGTTAATGACTGCCCAAGTCATTGTGTCAAGGAATAATTTGATTCTATGTACAAGCATTTGAGGCAAAATCTGGTTACAGCATAGGTCTTTGGTGCATAAAAAGCTCAGTGGTCAACATTTTGTGGCGATAGAGGCTCGTGGCAGTACATGGCAGTACGTTAAGACAGCACTCTGTGGCTCTGTTTATGGAGCTATATTACAAATACGGCACTAATGATTTAGTATTTACAAGTACGTGCCAAACCCTATTGGATGCATTTTCTGTAGGCCTCTTTCAATAAGAatgtctgccaaacaaataaatgtaaatgagtatACGTGCATGCACATTTGGCTCAGCTCGCTGTTAAGGGAACCACGAGCGATGAAAGataaaaactgaatgcaaaGGGACTTGGGAGTCCCACTGTCTGCGATGTTGGGTTTGGGAGTGCTGTACTGATTGAGCACACTTAGGGGAACACCTACCAATACTCGCAACCGCAATCAGCTCCCATCTAAAGTAACAGCACTGCTGCGCATACTTTCCCCCAATCTTTCTCCagttcttcctccctctctctcatcttttcCAGAAGATTTCTCTCGCTcgccctccctcacacacacacacacacactctccctctccctctccctctctctctcactgcctgccTCCCTGGAACAACACCGTCACACAGCCATTAAAGTTTTATGGAGAGGGCAGTAAATCTGAGATTGGGAGAAGCCGAGATgctagagagggagagagaaaatgcaaaaaaaaagaggaaacgaGAGAAAGCAGGGAGTGGAGGAAGAGCGGGCCAAAATGAATaagcaataataacaaaaagaaatgaggGGATACAGACGGGGCCGAGACAGAAGCCTCCAAAATATTTATGCGCACTGAGCGAAGTGTTATTAAACACTGATTTGGCACTactactgcaaaaaaaaaaaaccatgccAGACAGAGAGCTTTAAAGTGGGGTTGGAAATAAATGAGCAGAtgaagggaaggaggagggggggggaaagggggagaagACAATAAGTGCTACCGGGGAAAAAACGGGCATCCTgggagtgatagagagagaggtggaaagagAAATAGAGTAGGGGGGAAGGTATTTGCTGGAGGTTCCATGTGAGAGCAGAGCAGGAATGTAAATGTGTTCCCCCTCGGCattcctcagagagagagagagagaacgagggagtgggggggaatGCATGCATGAGTGCGCGTGG
This portion of the Megalops cyprinoides isolate fMegCyp1 chromosome 7, fMegCyp1.pri, whole genome shotgun sequence genome encodes:
- the vwa1 gene encoding von Willebrand factor A domain-containing protein 1; the protein is MERRILLTCVLLTVLLRPTDAQSAVSDSVLNCCEGDVLFLLDSSGSVSSYEFSRMLSFLSELLRPFSLGPDQVRVGLLQVGTEPHLEFGFDAHSTQRGLQEALQRTKQLQGDTNTDKALKLAQERVLKEGGKGGARAGLPRVLVWLTDGVQPGAVEGPMEALQEEGVAVLVVSTGHGNYQVLRSVVTPPADSHLYFVDIDDMSIIAKDLRDAIIEIIRAERLQVRDVSTRSATLHWRPILTAGTGFYDIRFGPVPTGTGGASGGPGTSPIVGGGQWRRVTRPGDASSAKLMDLQPDTQYRATLTPESNLDFLKPLSITFTTQSEVLSPAVVTVLESGTNSMKVSWGPLQPNSVKKYQVEYGALPGGKVHIATVSRDRNSTVLTNLQPDTQYLVTVSAFHSSGQERAMSIKACTQEVLPALADLQLTTVGSDSVRVQWKGQAEGLRGYWVTWEGASGSSGHSSSLYLPPSSVSTLLTHLPPTSRVCVSPVYRTARGEGLCCTARFYSDVIPRGDLFYSPA